A DNA window from Helianthus annuus cultivar XRQ/B chromosome 15, HanXRQr2.0-SUNRISE, whole genome shotgun sequence contains the following coding sequences:
- the LOC110937462 gene encoding UDP-glycosyltransferase 83A1 codes for MVRPHVLLLPAPAQGHVIPATELGQRLVKQGAKVTVINTEATHMVITKNWLENEGCEDLMQMVSIPDGLEPWEDRNELGKLMESMEKSMPTKLEQLIETINKQDDNKVTCLIVDFWLAWALQVVKKMEIGRVIFCPASTATLATMLSIPKLIDDGVINNKGIPQNSEMIRLTEAMPPLKPEQLLWLGFIDSTSNEVHFQDHVRLIESTKITEWFICNSSVELEPAAFSLFPELLPVGPLLASNRLADQAGHFWAEDSTCLAWLDQQPACSVLYIAFGSFTTFNQTQFEELALGLELTNRPFLWVVRSGQTKETAITFPGGYTDRVGSRGKIVSWAPQQKVLAHPSVACFMTHCGWNSTLEGVTNGLPFLCWPYFGDQPYNETYICDVWKTGLRLKEDKAGMITQEGIKSKVEQLLSDKTFKSKAVDLKEKVASSVAEGGSSHTNLARLNDWIHGKDAHTDLNVN; via the exons ATGGTAAGACCTCATGTTCTACTCCTACCCGCCCCTGCACAAGGCCATGTAATTCCTGCAACCGAACTTGGTCAACGGCTAGTTAAACAAGGTGCCAAAGTTACAGTCATAAACACAGAGGCCACTCACATGGTCATAACGAAGAATTGGTTAGAGAATGAAGGTTGTGAGGATCTAATGCAGATGGTTTCCATCCCTGATGGATTAGAACCATGGGAAGATAGAAATGAATTAGGTAAGTTGATGGAATCGATGGAGAAGTCGATGCCTACCAAGTTGGAACAGCTTATAGAGACTATTAACAAACAAGATGACAACAAAGTCACATGTCTTATTGTTGATTTTTGGTTGGCATGGGCTCTACAAGTTGTAAAGAAGATGGAAATAGGAAGAGTAATCTTCTGTCCTGCATCAACAGCTACACTAGCCACCATGTTGAGCATTCCAAAGCTGATTGATGATGGTGTCATAAACAACAAAG GCATACCTCAAAACAGTGAGATGATTCGGTTAACAGAAGCTATGCCGCCTTTAAAACCTGAACAACTGTTATGGCTTGGTTTTATTGACTCCACAAGCAATGAAGTTCATTTTCAAGATCATGTAAGACTTATTGAATCAACTAAAATAACAGAATGGTTTATATGCAACTCATCAGTTGAGCTAGAGCCTGCAGCATTTAGCCTGTTTCCAGAGTTGTTGCCCGTAGGCCCTCTTTTGGCAAGCAACCGACTTGCTGATCAAGCAGGCCATTTTTGGGCAGAAGACTCCACCTGCTTAGCATGGCTTGATCAGCAACCAGCATGCTCAGTTCTTTATATTGCATTTGGAAGTTTCACTACTTTCAACCAAACTCAGTTTGAAGAACTGGCACTTGGTCTTGAACTTACCAACCGGCCCTTCTTGTGGGTTGTGCGGTCTGGTCAGACCAAGGAGACTGCAATCACCTTCCCAGGTGGTTATACGGATCGTGTTGGATCTCGTGGAAAAATTGTGAGCTGGGCACCTCAACAGAAGGTCTTGGCTCATCCTTCTGTGGCTTGTTTCATGACCCATTGTGGTTGGAACTCTACTTTAGAGGGTGTGACAAATGGACTCCCTTTTTTGTGCTGGCCTTACTTTGGTGATCAACCTTACAACGAAACTTACATTTGTGATGTCTGGAAAACTGGGCTTCGGTTGAAAGAAGATAAAGCAGGCATGATCACACAAGAAGGAATAAAAAGTAAAGTGGAGCAGCTGCTCAGTGACAAAACATTCAAATCTAAGGCCGTTGATCTCAAAGAAAAGGTTGCTAGTAGTGTCGCAGAAGGTGGAAGCTCACACACTAATCTTGCAAGATTGAATGACTGGATTCATGGAAAAGATGCACACACTGATCTCAATGTGAACTAG